Proteins from a single region of Primulina tabacum isolate GXHZ01 chromosome 5, ASM2559414v2, whole genome shotgun sequence:
- the LOC142547133 gene encoding metal tolerance protein 4-like has product MYTMDSETPLLSSKQEPAETLLNHQKSRYSINTLRCDFLSKLPDKVKSGLDPESPFHIDFSKTPALAQGEREYYERQFATLKSFEEVDSLHSSNAIDERLELQELAEHERAMNVSNWANVFLLGFKIFATVKSGSLAIEASTLDSLLDLMAGGILWITHLSMKNINIYKYPIGKLRVQPVGIIIFAAIMATLGFQVLVQALEQLIQDKPTEKMSSDQLIWLYVIMLTATGVKLVLWIYCRRSKNNIVRAYAKDHYFDVVTNVVGLIAAVFGDKFYWWIDPTGAIFLALYTIFNWSGTVLENAVSLVGKSAPPEVLQKLTYLVLRHDPQIKRVDTVRAYTFGVLYFVEVDIELPEDLPLKEAHAIGESLQIKIEELTEVERAFVHLDYECDHKPEHTILCKLPNNDS; this is encoded by the exons ATGTATACAATGGATTCGGAGACGCCATTGTTGTCGAGTAAGCAAGAACCCGCAGAAACTTTGTTGAACCATCAGAAAAGCAGGTATTCTATCAACACCCTGAGATGTGATTTCTTGTCCAAATTGCCTGACAAGGTGAAGTCGGGCCTTGATCCTGAATCCCCGTTTCATATTGACTTCTCCAAAACACCCGCCTTAGCTCAAG GCGAGAGAGAGTACTACGAAAGGCAATTCGCGACCTTGAAGTCCTTCGAGGAAGTTGACTCCCTACATTCATCCAATGCCATCGATGAACGGCTGGAACTTCAAGAACTGGCGGAACATGAAAGGGCGATGAATGTTTCTAATTGGGCCAACGTTTTCCTCCTTGGGTTTAAA ATTTTTGCTACCGTAAAAAGTGGGTCTTTGGCCATTGAAGCTTCAACACTGGATTCTTTGCTTGATCTTATGGCTGGAGGAATACTTTGGATCACCCACTTGTCAATGAAAAACATCAACATCTACAAATATCCCATTGGGAAATTGAGGGTTCAACCAGTCGGCATTATCATTTTTGCTGCTATAATGGCAACTCTTG GATTTCAGGTGTTAGTGCAGGCTTTAGAACAGCTAATTCAAGATAAGCCTACAGAAAAGATGAGTTCAGATCAACTGATCTGGTTGTATGTCATCATGCTTACTGCTACTGGAGTTAAACTTGTTCTTTGGATTTACTGCAGAAGGTCTAAAAACAATATTGTTAGAGCCTATGCCAAG GACCATTACTTTGATGTTGTGACAAATGTGGTGGGGTTGATTGCTGCGGTTTTTGGAGATAAGTTTTATTGGTGGATTGATCCTACTGGTGCTATTTTTCTGGCTCTTTACACAATCTTCAATTGGTCAGGAACTGTTCTGGAAAATGCAG TTTCATTGGTGGGAAAATCAGCTCCTCCTGAAGTGCTGCAGAAACTTACCTATCTTGTTCTGAGACATGATCCTCAAATAAAACGTGTCGACACTGTCCGTGCTTACACCTTTGGTGTTCTTTACTTTGTGGAG GTGGACATTGAGCTTCCAGAGGATCTGCCATTAAAGGAAGCTCACGCGATCGGAGAATCACTTCAGATAAAGATCGAAGAACTTACCGAAGTCGAAAGGGCTTTTGTCCATTTGGATTACGAATGTGATCATAAGCCTGAACATACAATACTCTGTAAACTCCCAAATAATGATTCCTAA
- the LOC142547134 gene encoding PHD finger protein ING2-like, whose amino-acid sequence MAIARTGVFVDDYVEYSSTLPGELQRLLNTIRELDERSQAMITHTRQQTKYSLGLASQVNSMWRKNKEVEEDDEDKIFEKLRKEIEVNQDNALSLCTEKVLLARQAHDLIDSHVRRLDEDLNNFAEDLKQEGKIAPDELAVLPPLPLVPKNEKRRFHGTPQSKRIDYRDKDWDRERNRGLDLMPPPGSLKKEFASAVELDQPIDPNEPTYCVCHQVSFGDMIACDNENCQGGEWFHYACVGLTPETRFKGKWFCPTCRLLPH is encoded by the exons ATGGCTATTGCGAGGACAGGGGTTTTTGTGGACGACTATGTAGAGT ATTCTAGCACACTTCCGGGGGAGTTGCAGAGACTTCTTAACACCATTCGAGAACTTGATGAACGCTCCCAAG CTATGATAACTCACACGAGGCAACAAACCAAGTACTCTCTGGGGTTGGCATCTCAGGTGAACTCTATGTGGAGGAAAAACAAGGAGGTGGAAGAGGATGATGAGGATAAGATTTTTGAAAAGCTTCGAAAGGAGATTGAGGTGAACCAGGACAATGCCCTCAGCCTTTGCACTGAGAAGGTTTTACTGGCTCGACAAGCTCATGACCTT ATTGACAGTCACGTAAGACGTCTTGATGAGGATCTGAACAACTTTGCGGAAGATCTGAAACAAG AAGGTAAAATAGCACCAGATGAATTGGCTGTGCTTCCTCCATTACCTTTAGTTCCTAAAAATGAAAAGCGTAGGTTCCACGGAACTCCTCAATCAAAAAGGATTGATTACAGGGATAAGGATTGGGACAGGGAGCGCAACAGAGGTTTGGATCTCATGCCGCCTCCTGGCAGCCTTAAGAAAGAATTTGCTTCTGCGGTTGAGCTAGATCAACCCATTGATCCAAATGAACCTACTTACTGTGTTTGTCATCAG GTTTCTTTTGGTGACATGATTGCTTGTGACAATGAAAAT TGCCAAGGGGGTGAATGGTTTCATTATGCCTGCGTCGGCCTCACACCAGAGACGAGGTTTAAAGGAAAGTGGTTCTGCCCGACCTGTAGGCTATTGCCACACTGA
- the LOC142547136 gene encoding uncharacterized protein LOC142547136 produces the protein MTRSNAGKVNWSMYLRSGHHFLPGLPFELDEVLGALAKLCSPGARVVMSHPQGRRAVEEQRLKYPDVVVSNLPEETMLRSVASERSFEVVEFVDEPAGFYLAVLRVNTLQGM, from the exons ATGACAAGGTCAAATGCTGGCAAGGTGAACTGGTCAATGTACCTGAGAAGTGGACACCACTTCCTCCCTGGTCTACCCTTTGAACTCGATGAGGTTCTTGGAGCTCTTGCCAAGCTTTGTTCGCCAG GTGCACGAGTTGTGATGAGCCATCCGCAAGGAAGGCGAGCGGTTGAAGAGCAACGGCTAAAGTATCCGGATGTCGTGGTTTCCAATTTGCCAGAGGAAACGATGTTGCGAAGTGTTGCATCTGAGCGTTCATTTGAAGTGGTTGAATTTGTGGATGAACCCGCTGGATTCTACCTAGCCGTTCTGAGAGTGAACACATTGCAGGGAATGTAA